CTGCCCCAGGGGCTGAGCATGGCAGTGGATGTAGACGCTCTTGACCTAGTCTGAGTCATCGCAAAATTGTCACGCTAATATGAACCGATCTGACTGGAACTCTGGACAGGAAAGGCTTTAGACTCGACACTTCTGTCATCTTCGACCGACTATAACTTCCTGCACTTTCGGAATTCCGGGCTTGTTCGCGTATTACATAGTGATGTTGGCAATAGCAGTGCTGGTCGGACCATTTCTGCTGCTCAAGCGCCGGGCTCGTTACGGAATGCCACAAAAGCTCGGCATTGTTCCTGAAGCGATCAAAGAAAAATACAAATCGCCCGATGGTGTAAAACCGATCTGGTTTCACGCCGTATCTGTCGGCGAATTTAATGCCGCCTGGCCACTGCTCAAGCGACTCAACGACAAACACCCTCAACAGACTATAGTCATCTCGTCTACGACGGGAGCAGGTCATAAACTGGCGCTGGAGCGAGCCGCTTCCTTTGCCGACTGCATCTATTTCCCCTATGACCTGCCCTGGTGCACCGCAAACTGGCTCGATGCGCTGCGCCCTAAATTAGTGACAATCGTCGAAACTGAAATTTGGCCTGGTTTCGTCAACCAATGCAAAGAAAGAACTATTCCGATCACAATGATCAACGGAAGGATGTCGCCACGTTCGTTCGGGTCATACTACAGGTTCAGAACCTTTTTTGGTCCGATACTGCGTAATTTTGATGCGATAGGGGTGCAATCGACCGGGGAATCAGAGCGATATAAAAAAGTAGCCGGCGATAACCTTCCACTTCAAGTTTTAGGCAACATAAAGTTCGATGGACTTAAGCCAATCAGCCGAAGCGAACAAGATGAACTTCTAAACCGGCTTAATCTCTCCCCCGACGATCTCGTTTTCATTGCCGGTTCCACACATGAAGGGGAGGAAGCAGCCGTCATCAACGCTTTCAAAAAGCTACCCGAGCCCAAACGAAAGCGATTGATCATTGCACCGCGCCATCCTGAAAGATTCGACAAAGTGGCAGACATCATTCGACTGGCCGGATTTCGCCCACGTCGTTTTTCAGAAAATGAAAAGTTTGAACAAGAAGGTAACGTCTATCTGCTTGACGCCATAGGTCATCTGGCAAAATTCTACTCTGTAGCAACGGTGGCATTTGTTGGCGGTACTCTAACTCCTATTGGCGGTCACAACATAGTTGAACCGCTGACATACTCGGTGCCTGTCATCGCTGGTCCTCATTTGCACAAAACAAAAGATGTTGCCGACGCCCTGAAGGCACACAACGCCTTGATCATTGTCCAGGACGAGAAAGAATTGGCCCAGCAACTAGAATTACTTTTCAACGACGCGAATTTACGTGAGCAACTTGGACGTCACGGCAATGAATGGTTGAAAGAAAGTCAGGGCGCTGTTGAGAGAGCTTTGACAATGATTGAAAAGGCAGCTGGATTGAATTCGGCTGTCCCTGAAACAATCCAGGTAGAAACCGCGCAAGGAGAAAGAAGATGAGTTGGGGCAACCCCACCACTCCTCTCGAAAAGTTCCGGAAAACACTCCTGACGCCGGCATCTGCAGCCTACTTTATAGGCTCACTGATGAGACTTCAAGGTTATCGAAACGGGCTATTAAAACGCGAGCAAGTTGAGATACCGGTGATCAGCGTCGGTAATATCACCTGCGGTGGCACAGGCAAAACACCTGTAACCATAGATCTTGCTCAACGTTTTGTCTTGGCGGGAGTCAAAGTGGGCATTTTAAGTCGAGGCTACAAACGCCAGTCGAAAGATGCAACCCTGGTCGTCAGTGACGGTGCTGGAAATTTTGCCAACTGCGCAGACTCTGGAGACGAACCGTACTTAATTGCCAAACGAGTGCCTAAAGCAGTCGTGCTTGTCGGCTCGAATCGCAGGGCTTCAGCTAACCTTGCCGTCTCACACTACAACTGCCGGGTTCTCATTCTCGACGACGGCTTTCAACACCTAGCCGTGCACCGCGATGCAGATCTGGTTCTTATCGATTACAACGACGAGCCGGCCAACGATTCTCTTTTGCCAGCCGGAAGACTGCGTGAGCCACTCTCTGCACTATCTCGATCAACGTCACTTGTGATAACAAAGATACCCGACAATTACGACTCGAGTAAATTGGAACGGCTCGAAAAATTCCTAAGTAGTTATGCGGCCGAACAAACAATTAGCAAGTGTCGCTTCACAGCATCGCAATTGGTATCACCGACTTGTGTCATGCTGCAGGCAGATGCGCTTAACGGCAATTCGATTGTAGCCGTCTCAGCATTGGCAAGGCCGGAACCTTTTCACAAACTACTGAGAGAGAGAGGTGCCAATCTGGTAGACACCCTGAGCTGGCCAGACCATCACTGGTATTCCGACGACGACATGAAGCGTATCGAAACAGCAGGGGAACGTGCTGACCTGGTAGTAACAACCGAAAAAGATATGGTCA
This is a stretch of genomic DNA from Candidatus Melainabacteria bacterium. It encodes these proteins:
- a CDS encoding 3-deoxy-D-manno-octulosonic acid transferase, producing the protein MFAYYIVMLAIAVLVGPFLLLKRRARYGMPQKLGIVPEAIKEKYKSPDGVKPIWFHAVSVGEFNAAWPLLKRLNDKHPQQTIVISSTTGAGHKLALERAASFADCIYFPYDLPWCTANWLDALRPKLVTIVETEIWPGFVNQCKERTIPITMINGRMSPRSFGSYYRFRTFFGPILRNFDAIGVQSTGESERYKKVAGDNLPLQVLGNIKFDGLKPISRSEQDELLNRLNLSPDDLVFIAGSTHEGEEAAVINAFKKLPEPKRKRLIIAPRHPERFDKVADIIRLAGFRPRRFSENEKFEQEGNVYLLDAIGHLAKFYSVATVAFVGGTLTPIGGHNIVEPLTYSVPVIAGPHLHKTKDVADALKAHNALIIVQDEKELAQQLELLFNDANLREQLGRHGNEWLKESQGAVERALTMIEKAAGLNSAVPETIQVETAQGERR
- the lpxK gene encoding tetraacyldisaccharide 4'-kinase → MSWGNPTTPLEKFRKTLLTPASAAYFIGSLMRLQGYRNGLLKREQVEIPVISVGNITCGGTGKTPVTIDLAQRFVLAGVKVGILSRGYKRQSKDATLVVSDGAGNFANCADSGDEPYLIAKRVPKAVVLVGSNRRASANLAVSHYNCRVLILDDGFQHLAVHRDADLVLIDYNDEPANDSLLPAGRLREPLSALSRSTSLVITKIPDNYDSSKLERLEKFLSSYAAEQTISKCRFTASQLVSPTCVMLQADALNGNSIVAVSALARPEPFHKLLRERGANLVDTLSWPDHHWYSDDDMKRIETAGERADLVVTTEKDMVKMKPSERLAEKLYALRIETEWLSSPPPAVTQILSTLTHSSRSVGV